A genomic region of Vitis vinifera cultivar Pinot Noir 40024 chromosome 7, ASM3070453v1 contains the following coding sequences:
- the LOC100262341 gene encoding mitochondrial zinc maintenance protein 1, mitochondrial, producing the protein MGGEALSAYRTLLRATRKSFAGDTVMLKASAVEIRKHFEDNRNVTSQSEIQGLLESAREASHFISNMIVQAKLNSRGGYEVKPSKDHAGGTLEIPSEDILKSSGK; encoded by the exons atgggagGAGAAGCACTGAGCGCATACAGAACGCTGCTGAGAGCGACGCGTAAATCATTCGCTGGCGACACGGTTATGCTGAAGGCTTCGGCTGTTGAGATCCGAAAGCATTTCGAGGACAACCGAAACGTCACCTCCCAATCCGAAATTCAGGGTCTTCTCGAGTCTGCTCGCGAAGCTTCCCATTTCATATCCAACATGATCGTTCAAGCCAAACTCAACTCCCGTGGCGGTTACG AAGTGAAGCCGAGTAAAGACCATGCAGGAGGAACTCTTGAGATTCCTTCTGAAGATATTCTTAAAAGCTCTGGAAAATGA
- the LOC100263994 gene encoding pectinesterase inhibitor 6, which produces MAGLHVSLSFLVLAGLMNLGMLSASENGNNYLREACSVTRYRDLCIHSLASFSHTAKRSPSRWARAGVSVTIGEAKHVAQYLVKLRKRGTMRGRNGAALSDCIECFQDAIDNLLNSLGMLRKLSSKAFDRQMSDVSTWMSAVLTDEDTCLDGFDGSKGKRAKLIRNQVQNVTYITSNALALVNKLATAGAGSLNIP; this is translated from the coding sequence ATGGCAGGCCTCCATGTTTCTCTGTCATTCTTGGTCCTCGCTGGGCTGATGAATCTGGGGATGTTATCAGCCTCTGAAAATGGGAACAATTACCTTAGAGAAGCATGCAGTGTGACAAGGTATCGTGATCTTTGTATCCATTCACTGGCATCATTTTCCCACACTGCCAAACGAAGTCCTAGCAGGTGGGCAAGGGCAGGGGTCTCAGTTACGATAGGTGAAGCCAAGCATGTAGCTCAGTACTTGGTGAAGCTAAGGAAACGAGGCACGATGAGGGGAAGAAACGGAGCTGCCCTCTCGGACTGTATAGAGTGTTTTCAGGACGCCATTGACAATCTTCTCAACTCACTGGGGATGCTAAGAAAGCTTAGCAGCAAGGCCTTTGACAGGCAAATGAGTGATGTGAGTACTTGGATGAGCGCTGTGCTCACAGATGAGGACACTTGCTTGGATGGCTTCGATGGCAGTAAGGGGAAACGGGCTAAGTTGATTCGAAATCAGGTCCAGAATGTCACTTACATTACTAGTAATGCACTGGCCCTTGTTAACAAACTTGCAACTGCTGGTGCAGGAAGCCTAAATATTCCGTAG
- the LOC100252111 gene encoding peter Pan-like protein — MARFRNNKKKGFVKPVGKKQPGVDHVTGEKIPHSIVFSRGKLPGSLKQLQMDLRKLMLPYTAVNLKEKRRNNLKDFLNIAGPLGVTHFLMLSKTETAPYLKVARTPQGPTLTFKIHEYSLAVDVAQSQLRPRCPQDLFKNSPLIVLSGFGSGEQHLKLTTVMFQNIFPAIDVNTVKLSSCQRIVLLNYNKDTKLIDFRHYSIRLQPVGVSKRVRKFVQNHQVPDLKNLQDVSDFITKAGYGSESEVDDEAATVTLASDLGRINKASSKSAVKLQEIGPRMTLQLIKIEEGLCSGGVIFNAYGNEAEKKKEVKEEEDKINEEDADEDAEED, encoded by the exons ATGGCTCGTTTCCGGAAT AATAAGAAGAAGGGATTTGTTAAGCCGGTAGGGAAGAAGCAGCCGGGTGTTGATCATGTCACCGGAGAGAAGATTCCTCACAGCATTGTTTTTTCAAGGGGGAAGTTACCGGGTTCTCTTAAGCAACTGCAGATGGACTTAAGAAAGTTAATGCTTCCCTATACTGCCGTCAATCTCAAG GAGAAGAGGCGAAATAATCTCAAAGACTTCTTGAATATTGCAGGGCCTTTGGGAGTAACACATTTTCTAATGTTATCAAAAACTGAAACTGCACCTTACCTGAAGGTTGCCAGGACTCCACAAGGCCCAACACTGACATTCAAAATACATGAGTACTCATTGGCTGTTGATGTTGCACAATCTCAATTGCGCCCTAGATGTCCTCAAGATCTTTTCAAGAATTCTCCTTTG ATTGTCCTTTCTGGTTTTGGGAGTGGAGAGCAACATCTAAAGCTCACAACTGTTATGTTTCAGAACATTTTTCCAGCCATTGACGTTAACACT GTGAAGCTTTCTTCCTGCCAAAGAATTGTGTTGCTTAATTACAATAAAGACACAAAGCTTATTGATTTTCGGCATTATTCCATTAGATTACAACCTGTTGGTGTCTCCAAGAGAGTTAGAAAATTTGTGCAGAACCATCAAGTTCCTGATCTAAAGAATCTGCAGGATGTCAGTGACTTTATTACAAA GGCTGGCTATGGATCAGAAAGTGAAGTAGACGATGAAGCAGCAACAGTTACTCTTGCTTCTGATCTTGGTAGGATTAACAAGGCTTCTTCAAAAAGTGCTGTGAAGCTTCAAGAGATTGGACCTAGGATGACACTTCAGCTCATCAAAATTGAGGAAGGATTGTGTTCTGGTGGAGTTATCTTCAATGCATATG gAAATGAAGctgagaagaaaaaggaagtaaaagaggaagaagataaaataaatgaggAAGATGCTGACGAAGATGCTGAGGAAGATTAG